In Companilactobacillus allii, one genomic interval encodes:
- a CDS encoding aldo/keto reductase, giving the protein MSIPTIKLNDGEEIPAIGFGTFQIPSDGSTYTAVKKALEFGYRHIDTAVAYFNEAEVGKAIKDSGIPRNQIWVTSKLWLQDHGFTAATKAIDVSLQKLGLDYIDLYLIHQPYGDVPGAWRAMEEAKKAGKIKSIGVSNMTPKIWSKFVPQFSTMPSVDQVEFNPYFQQRELRDILKKNNVRLEAWSPLGQGNKGLLSNPVITKLAEKYGKDVGQIILRFENEEGIIVLPKSVHDSRIKNNLDIFDFELTNDEMLLIKSLDKNKGQHDPDAVGVEDMLLSAFDVHAK; this is encoded by the coding sequence ATGAGTATTCCAACAATCAAATTAAATGATGGTGAAGAAATCCCTGCTATTGGATTTGGAACATTCCAAATACCTAGTGATGGATCAACTTATACTGCAGTCAAGAAAGCATTGGAATTTGGATATCGTCATATCGATACAGCAGTTGCTTATTTCAATGAAGCAGAAGTTGGTAAAGCTATAAAAGATAGCGGGATTCCCAGAAATCAAATCTGGGTAACTAGCAAACTTTGGTTACAAGACCATGGATTCACCGCAGCCACTAAGGCTATTGATGTTTCATTACAAAAATTGGGCCTAGATTACATTGACTTGTACTTGATCCATCAACCATATGGGGATGTACCTGGTGCTTGGCGCGCAATGGAAGAAGCGAAAAAGGCCGGTAAGATCAAGTCGATTGGTGTGTCGAATATGACTCCTAAGATTTGGAGCAAATTCGTACCCCAATTTTCAACTATGCCATCTGTTGATCAAGTTGAATTCAATCCTTACTTCCAACAAAGAGAATTAAGAGATATTTTGAAAAAAAACAACGTTAGATTGGAAGCTTGGTCGCCACTCGGTCAAGGTAATAAGGGACTGTTGTCTAATCCAGTAATTACTAAATTAGCTGAAAAGTATGGTAAAGATGTTGGACAAATCATCTTACGTTTTGAAAATGAAGAAGGAATTATTGTCCTTCCTAAATCAGTTCACGATAGCAGAATAAAAAATAATTTAGACATTTTTGATTTTGAATTAACGAATGATGAAATGTTACTTATTAAATCTCTTGATAAGAACAAAGGCCAGCACGATCCAGATGCAGTCGGAGTAGAAGATATGTTGTTATCAGCTTTTGATGTCCATGCGAAATAA
- a CDS encoding glucose-1-dehydrogenase, whose translation MYKELTGKVAVITGGSKGIGTAIAKRFGEEKMSVVINYHTDRVGAEKAVAEIVKAGGKAVAVQADISSEEDADSLVNTAVKSFGGLDVWVNNAGMENSHPTKDLSLEDWNRVIGVNLTGVFLGTKAALNYFTEHGKKGNIINMSSVHERIPWPNFAHYAASKGGVKLFTETVAMEYAPQNIRVNAIGPGAINTPINAKKFSDPEQLKTTTGMVPMQRIGEPSEVADAAAFLVSDQASYITGVTLFVDGGMTLYPSFQGGRG comes from the coding sequence ATGTATAAGGAATTAACAGGTAAAGTAGCCGTTATCACAGGCGGTTCAAAAGGAATCGGAACAGCTATCGCCAAACGTTTTGGTGAAGAAAAGATGAGCGTAGTTATCAACTATCATACTGATAGAGTCGGTGCAGAAAAGGCTGTTGCAGAGATTGTTAAAGCAGGTGGCAAAGCTGTAGCTGTGCAAGCAGATATTAGTAGTGAAGAAGACGCTGACTCACTTGTTAACACAGCCGTAAAAAGCTTTGGTGGACTTGATGTTTGGGTCAATAATGCCGGTATGGAAAATAGCCATCCAACTAAGGATCTATCACTTGAAGACTGGAACAGGGTCATTGGTGTTAATTTGACTGGAGTATTCTTAGGTACAAAGGCTGCCTTGAATTACTTTACAGAACATGGTAAAAAAGGAAATATCATCAATATGTCATCTGTACATGAACGTATTCCATGGCCCAACTTTGCTCATTACGCAGCTAGTAAGGGTGGAGTTAAGTTATTTACTGAAACGGTTGCTATGGAATATGCACCACAAAATATCCGTGTCAATGCAATTGGACCAGGAGCAATCAATACACCAATTAATGCTAAGAAGTTCTCTGATCCAGAACAACTAAAAACTACAACAGGTATGGTTCCTATGCAACGTATCGGTGAACCTTCTGAGGTGGCTGATGCAGCAGCGTTTCTAGTGTCTGATCAAGCTAGCTATATAACGGGTGTTACGTTATTTGTTGATGGAGGGATGACACTTTATCCTTCATTCCAAGGTGGCCGTGGCTAG
- a CDS encoding type II toxin-antitoxin system RelE/ParE family toxin, with translation MQIEYKNGKVKKQCCSLKEARKAFSDKIAKKLIKLVNFIESSDNLESIINNPVYHFHKLKGNMDGFYAMDIDGRSKSYRLIVTFDDYNVDQVFNDSILIVQIRIEEVSKHYE, from the coding sequence ATGCAGATTGAGTATAAAAACGGAAAGGTCAAAAAGCAATGCTGTTCCTTAAAAGAGGCGAGGAAAGCGTTCTCTGATAAAATTGCAAAAAAATTAATAAAACTAGTTAATTTTATTGAATCTTCTGATAATTTGGAATCAATAATTAATAATCCAGTTTACCACTTTCATAAATTAAAAGGTAATATGGATGGGTTTTATGCAATGGATATTGATGGACGTTCAAAATCGTATAGATTAATTGTTACGTTTGATGACTATAATGTTGATCAAGTATTTAATGATTCTATTTTGATTGTTCAAATACGGATTGAGGAGGTCAGTAAACATTATGAGTAA
- a CDS encoding GRP family sugar transporter gives MNIVLMLLPAIAWGILPLAIAKIGGRPINQIMGTALGTLIAGIIMLIITRPNIDLRSSLLAALAGAFWVIGQLGQYTGYEKIGVSKTMPISTGLQLVGTSLIGVLIFGEWSEATARIVGAIGIVLLVVGVLLTSIRDNKGSNKANSSTGTIVMLVCTTLGYLVYNAIPRALSSSGLAIFLPESIGMVVAVLIYIIATRQYNVLKESSSFMNIIGGLVFSIAAITYILSVNRNGVNSAFVVSQLSVVISTVGGMVFLHERRTKKESYFTLSGLGLILVGAIVTTLI, from the coding sequence ATGAATATTGTATTAATGTTATTACCTGCAATAGCTTGGGGTATTTTACCACTTGCCATTGCAAAGATTGGTGGTCGACCAATCAACCAAATCATGGGGACTGCGCTGGGAACTTTGATTGCTGGAATTATTATGCTTATAATCACAAGACCAAATATTGACTTAAGAAGTTCACTTCTTGCAGCACTAGCAGGGGCATTTTGGGTCATTGGTCAACTTGGTCAATATACAGGTTACGAAAAAATCGGAGTTTCAAAGACAATGCCGATTTCAACAGGACTTCAATTAGTTGGGACATCTTTAATAGGAGTTTTGATTTTTGGAGAATGGTCGGAAGCCACGGCTAGAATAGTTGGTGCCATAGGAATTGTATTGTTAGTGGTTGGTGTGTTATTAACATCAATTCGTGATAACAAAGGTTCTAACAAGGCTAATAGTAGTACTGGAACGATTGTAATGTTAGTTTGTACAACACTGGGATACTTGGTTTATAACGCCATTCCACGTGCGTTGAGTAGCTCAGGCTTAGCTATTTTCTTACCAGAGTCAATTGGTATGGTCGTAGCCGTATTGATCTATATTATTGCAACACGTCAGTATAATGTTTTGAAAGAATCAAGTAGTTTTATGAATATCATCGGTGGTTTAGTTTTCTCAATTGCGGCCATCACATATATCCTATCGGTCAATCGTAATGGTGTTAACAGCGCGTTTGTCGTTTCACAGTTATCAGTTGTCATCTCCACTGTTGGTGGGATGGTGTTTCTTCATGAAAGAAGAACCAAAAAAGAATCGTATTTCACATTGAGTGGATTGGGCCTTATCTTGGTTGGAGCAATTGTAACAACATTAATTTAA
- a CDS encoding zinc-dependent alcohol dehydrogenase family protein: MKATAFIEPGKVEVKNVEKPKIEKPTDAVIRILRACVCGSDLWWFRGISKRDANTLVGHEAIGIVDEVGSDVTDVKKGDFVIVPFTHGCGHCAACLAGFDGNCMNQEAGGNNGYQGEYLRFTNANWALVKVPGSPSDYSDETLNSLLTLADVLATGYHAAASAEVKPGDTVVVMGDGAVGLCGVISAKLRGAKRIIAMSRHEDRQKLALEFGATDIVEERGDEAVSHVMELTDNNGADAVLECVGTEQSVDTATKVARPGAIVGRVGVPQKAEMNTNNLFWKNIGLRGGIASVTTYDKNILLDAVLSGKINPGKVFTKRFELDDIQSAYEAMDKREAIKSLVIVSKN, translated from the coding sequence ATGAAAGCAACAGCATTTATAGAACCAGGAAAAGTAGAAGTAAAGAATGTAGAGAAACCAAAAATTGAAAAACCAACAGACGCTGTGATCCGTATTTTGCGTGCTTGTGTTTGTGGATCTGACTTATGGTGGTTCCGTGGTATTTCAAAACGTGATGCCAACACACTTGTAGGTCATGAAGCAATTGGTATTGTTGATGAAGTTGGTTCAGATGTTACTGATGTCAAAAAAGGTGACTTTGTCATTGTTCCATTTACACATGGCTGTGGTCACTGTGCTGCATGTTTAGCAGGATTTGATGGTAACTGTATGAATCAAGAAGCTGGTGGCAATAATGGTTATCAAGGTGAATACTTGAGATTTACTAATGCCAATTGGGCTTTGGTTAAGGTCCCTGGTTCACCTAGTGATTATTCAGATGAAACACTCAACTCATTATTAACACTAGCTGATGTCCTAGCAACTGGTTATCATGCCGCTGCTAGTGCTGAAGTAAAACCTGGTGATACAGTAGTTGTCATGGGAGACGGCGCTGTTGGTCTATGTGGTGTCATTTCTGCAAAATTACGTGGAGCAAAACGTATTATTGCTATGAGTCGTCATGAAGATAGACAAAAATTAGCTCTTGAATTTGGTGCCACTGATATCGTTGAAGAACGTGGTGATGAGGCTGTTAGCCATGTTATGGAATTGACAGATAATAATGGTGCTGACGCAGTTCTTGAATGTGTCGGAACAGAACAATCTGTTGATACAGCAACTAAAGTTGCTCGTCCCGGTGCAATCGTTGGTCGTGTCGGGGTTCCTCAAAAAGCTGAAATGAATACTAATAACTTGTTCTGGAAGAATATTGGTCTACGTGGCGGAATTGCATCAGTTACTACTTATGACAAGAATATTTTGTTAGATGCCGTATTAAGTGGCAAAATCAATCCCGGCAAAGTATTCACAAAGCGCTTTGAACTTGATGATATTCAAAGTGCGTATGAAGCAATGGACAAACGTGAAGCTATTAAGTCATTGGTTATCGTTAGTAAAAATTAA
- a CDS encoding LytTR family DNA-binding domain-containing protein, which yields MKIRVDVSPDYSEKEIVIKSPEDDAELKELLDKIKNINNQLGKISGYIDDTVYSLTLNSILFFETDDRNVYAHTTNNAYLIHYRLYELENSLPDNFLRVSKSSILNVDEVVSLTRSVTGNLVQFKESYKTLYVSRRFLKGLKNKLDQKEF from the coding sequence GTGAAAATAAGGGTAGATGTTTCGCCAGATTATTCTGAAAAGGAGATCGTTATAAAGTCTCCTGAGGATGATGCAGAATTAAAGGAACTTCTGGATAAAATCAAGAATATAAATAATCAGTTGGGTAAGATCAGTGGGTATATCGATGATACGGTTTATTCGCTGACTCTCAACAGTATTTTGTTCTTTGAAACTGATGATAGAAATGTCTACGCACATACGACTAATAATGCTTATTTGATCCATTATCGTTTGTACGAATTGGAGAATAGTTTGCCGGATAACTTCTTAAGAGTATCCAAATCCTCAATTTTGAATGTTGATGAGGTTGTGTCACTGACCAGATCAGTGACTGGGAACTTGGTCCAATTCAAGGAGTCATACAAGACACTGTATGTTTCCAGACGATTTTTAAAAGGATTAAAGAATAAGTTAGATCAAAAGGAGTTTTGA
- a CDS encoding HigA family addiction module antitoxin, with translation MSKEIVYKDLIAFHPGSYVEDIIDELNITQVEFAGRLGTSPKTISKIINGEDNISNDIANKLAKITGISVKTWINLQTNYDLKVIEIENKKDKDEEKIVSLIAFDYFKKNRFVYDKKYSIQEKIKTLRKLLRISDLSQLSNLSSSVSYRNTQAFSEKSIVNSNVMLELAIDEARNFTENKYTKNKLIEALPSIRKMSLEEPKEFYPKLKKILLECGIVLVGLPKLTNANLNGATKKFKNGSVLLLITDRNKRSDIFWFSLIHELGHIYNDDFYSDYKDDNSYKLKEETADRFALDFYIPQNVYDEFVKNGDFTKHSIDNFANNLGILPSIVVGRLQKDDYVSYKNKSLNSLKHSYSIVRTR, from the coding sequence ATGAGTAAAGAGATTGTTTATAAGGATTTGATTGCTTTTCATCCGGGATCATATGTGGAAGATATTATTGATGAACTTAATATTACCCAAGTTGAGTTTGCTGGTAGGCTTGGAACATCACCTAAAACAATAAGTAAAATCATAAATGGTGAAGATAATATCAGTAATGATATTGCTAATAAACTTGCAAAAATCACAGGTATCTCGGTAAAAACTTGGATCAATTTACAGACAAACTATGATTTAAAGGTTATCGAGATTGAGAATAAAAAAGATAAAGATGAAGAAAAAATAGTTAGTTTAATTGCTTTTGATTATTTCAAAAAGAATCGATTTGTTTATGATAAAAAATACAGTATCCAAGAGAAAATTAAAACGCTTAGAAAGTTATTAAGGATATCTGATTTATCACAGTTAAGTAATTTAAGCTCATCGGTTAGTTATAGAAATACTCAAGCCTTTTCAGAAAAATCAATTGTAAATTCTAATGTAATGTTAGAGCTAGCAATAGATGAGGCAAGAAATTTCACTGAGAACAAGTATACGAAGAATAAACTGATAGAAGCTCTTCCTTCTATTAGAAAAATGTCACTTGAAGAGCCTAAAGAATTTTATCCGAAGTTAAAAAAAATCTTACTTGAATGCGGGATAGTTTTAGTCGGTTTGCCAAAATTAACAAATGCAAATTTAAATGGTGCAACGAAAAAATTTAAAAATGGTAGTGTGTTACTTTTGATAACTGATAGAAATAAAAGATCAGATATTTTTTGGTTCTCATTAATTCATGAACTAGGACATATTTATAATGATGATTTTTATTCTGACTATAAAGATGATAATAGTTACAAATTAAAGGAAGAGACAGCGGATAGATTTGCACTTGATTTTTATATACCGCAAAACGTATATGATGAATTTGTTAAAAACGGTGATTTCACCAAACATTCAATTGATAATTTTGCTAATAACTTGGGAATATTGCCTAGTATCGTTGTCGGGAGACTGCAAAAAGATGATTATGTCTCTTACAAGAATAAAAGTTTAAATTCACTTAAACATAGTTATAGTATTGTACGCACTAGATAG
- a CDS encoding type IV toxin-antitoxin system AbiEi family antitoxin domain-containing protein — protein MITNKFKNLNKWFKNDNIVTISELTNNEFELLKNMANLGVITNIDNRVFVPNDYTPNDYLIRQLVLQNGIYCNQSALYLWNLTDSFNFDITMAFRQGYILPKSRFQRWTNDLKVKQIRTPLLNQDIEQISVDGTKKKITLYNRERTLIDILNKKSLIDNEEISNAYKKYLNSTNKNMNKLLTIAQRMNKEEKVRNILGVVI, from the coding sequence ATGATTACTAATAAATTCAAGAATCTCAACAAATGGTTCAAAAACGATAATATCGTTACTATCTCAGAGTTAACTAATAATGAATTCGAACTATTGAAAAATATGGCTAACTTAGGGGTCATAACAAATATTGATAACCGAGTATTTGTACCTAATGACTACACACCAAATGATTATCTTATTAGACAGCTTGTTCTTCAAAATGGTATTTATTGCAATCAGAGTGCCCTCTATCTATGGAATCTAACAGACTCCTTTAACTTCGATATTACTATGGCATTTAGACAAGGATATATTCTACCTAAGTCAAGGTTTCAAAGATGGACAAACGATTTAAAAGTAAAACAAATCCGAACCCCACTTCTTAACCAAGATATTGAACAAATTTCAGTAGATGGTACAAAAAAGAAAATCACTTTATATAATCGTGAAAGAACCCTAATAGATATTTTGAACAAGAAATCCTTGATCGACAATGAAGAAATAAGTAATGCCTATAAAAAATATTTGAATTCTACAAACAAAAACATGAACAAACTTTTAACTATAGCTCAACGCATGAATAAGGAAGAAAAAGTACGCAATATACTAGGAGTTGTAATTTAA
- a CDS encoding LysR family transcriptional regulator, producing the protein MIDNYLLEELVTFSKAGTLMETAQMLHVTQPTITRGMQKLESELGAHLFDRQPNKITLTETGKMAAKEANKLIQVNESAITRIQNFDRNQRVIRIGSTLPGPLFVVNSIDLPSNIQVNDKQIESTTIHDALNHANYTLVLSNQNISNNTIDSQYIGTEQLAVNLNKFMIQANQTSIKFSELHDLSFVILSNIGLWRDIVQKSIPKAKFFYQEQQEAFSEITRYSDFPYFSTNILRTGSINIDSDRSDTRVRIPISDDNAKMPIYANYLKPEKTRVNVFIKQLISNWPADFD; encoded by the coding sequence ATGATAGATAATTACTTACTAGAAGAACTAGTTACCTTTTCCAAAGCTGGAACATTGATGGAAACAGCTCAAATGCTTCACGTGACTCAACCGACCATTACCCGAGGAATGCAAAAATTAGAGTCTGAATTAGGTGCACATCTGTTTGATCGACAACCTAATAAAATCACTTTGACTGAAACTGGTAAAATGGCCGCCAAAGAAGCCAATAAGTTGATTCAAGTAAATGAATCAGCAATCACACGAATTCAAAACTTCGACCGTAATCAACGTGTCATAAGAATCGGATCTACTTTGCCAGGACCATTATTTGTCGTCAATAGCATTGATTTACCGAGTAATATACAAGTAAATGATAAACAAATCGAATCTACTACAATTCATGATGCACTCAATCACGCTAATTACACCTTGGTTTTATCCAATCAGAATATCTCAAATAATACAATTGATTCACAATATATTGGTACTGAACAATTAGCGGTTAACCTCAATAAGTTCATGATTCAAGCTAATCAAACCAGTATCAAGTTCTCTGAACTTCACGACTTAAGCTTCGTGATATTGAGCAATATTGGATTGTGGCGTGATATCGTCCAAAAATCAATCCCTAAGGCCAAGTTCTTCTACCAAGAGCAACAAGAAGCCTTCTCTGAGATAACCCGTTACTCTGACTTCCCATATTTCAGCACTAATATTTTACGGACCGGCTCAATAAATATTGATTCCGACAGAAGTGACACCCGAGTCAGAATTCCAATTTCTGATGATAATGCCAAAATGCCGATTTACGCTAACTACTTAAAACCTGAAAAGACTCGTGTTAACGTATTTATTAAACAGTTGATTTCTAACTGGCCTGCTGATTTTGATTAG
- a CDS encoding MerR family transcriptional regulator — translation MQIKDVAKRFDISADTLRYWERVGAIPKITRNSSGHRDYDQEDLEWVDFARCMRDAGVSIEYLIEYIDLFSQGDVTLQARKDLLAEQLDVIKAKRDEIQATYDKILNKVEHYEQQVEKYDGKLLKRN, via the coding sequence ATGCAAATTAAAGATGTTGCTAAACGTTTTGATATTTCCGCTGATACACTTCGCTACTGGGAACGTGTTGGAGCCATTCCCAAAATCACTCGTAATTCTTCTGGTCACAGAGATTACGACCAAGAGGATCTGGAATGGGTTGATTTTGCACGTTGTATGAGAGATGCCGGTGTCAGTATTGAATATTTGATTGAATATATCGACCTCTTTAGTCAAGGGGATGTTACTTTACAAGCTAGAAAGGACTTATTGGCAGAGCAACTAGATGTCATTAAGGCCAAACGCGATGAGATACAAGCAACTTATGACAAGATACTTAATAAAGTCGAACATTATGAGCAACAAGTCGAAAAATATGATGGTAAATTATTAAAACGTAATTGA
- a CDS encoding LiaF transmembrane domain-containing protein: protein MRNRNGIFWGLFMLLSAGILVVSQMHLITYTFTFWTIVATIFLVAILIKSLVYFSVPGTVFSLAFMAILYAKPLGITAIVPWTLLGAALLVSIGLSMILNPLLSKHRPWNRYYRHHNNWHGHSYHHGYDHEVDVDNIDIPDVNVSVKMGSSVRYVTSDYFKGANIDVSMGNAKVYFENVKIDDSAIININVSLGSVELYLPSHWNVVKELDNNNMSGIDDVGPIHSSEDSPTVTIVGQATLSGITIHRI, encoded by the coding sequence ATGAGAAATAGGAATGGAATATTTTGGGGATTATTCATGTTACTTAGTGCGGGTATCCTAGTTGTCAGCCAAATGCACTTGATTACTTATACCTTCACATTTTGGACTATTGTAGCAACGATTTTCCTTGTGGCAATTTTGATTAAGAGTTTGGTTTACTTTTCAGTTCCGGGAACGGTATTTTCACTGGCTTTCATGGCAATCTTATACGCCAAACCACTTGGTATTACTGCAATTGTTCCCTGGACACTACTTGGTGCAGCACTATTGGTGTCGATTGGGTTATCTATGATACTTAATCCGCTACTGTCTAAGCATCGTCCTTGGAATAGATATTATCGTCACCATAACAATTGGCATGGTCATTCATATCACCATGGTTACGATCACGAAGTTGATGTTGACAATATAGATATCCCAGACGTTAATGTAAGTGTCAAAATGGGTAGCAGTGTAAGATATGTGACCTCAGATTATTTCAAGGGGGCCAATATAGATGTCTCGATGGGTAATGCCAAGGTGTACTTTGAGAATGTAAAGATTGATGATTCAGCAATTATTAATATCAATGTATCGCTTGGTAGTGTTGAGTTATATCTGCCTAGTCATTGGAATGTTGTAAAGGAGTTGGATAATAACAACATGAGTGGAATTGACGATGTTGGACCAATTCACTCATCTGAAGATTCTCCAACTGTGACGATTGTTGGACAAGCCACATTGTCAGGAATTACGATTCATCGTATTTAA
- a CDS encoding aldo/keto reductase: MEKVPIIKLNNNVEMPQLGFGVFQVPDLQQCEDAVVDALDAGYRLLDTATAYQNETAVGKAIKRSGVSREDIFVTSKLWVSEFTYEKAKKGIDDSLQRLGLDYMDLYLLHQPYGDVMGAWRAMEEAYHAGKIRAIGVSNFYADQLKNLELTMSVKPVINQIEVNPWYQQPTEVKFNQDEDIRVEAWAPFAEGKNNIFTNETIAKIAKDHNKSNGQVILRWLLQRGITVIPKSVHKNRMIENFDIFDFELSDSEMQIMATLDQNVSQFFDHRDPVAIEQIFGSSLKQLY, encoded by the coding sequence ATGGAAAAAGTACCAATAATCAAATTAAACAATAATGTTGAGATGCCACAATTAGGATTCGGTGTATTTCAAGTGCCAGATTTACAACAATGTGAGGATGCAGTAGTCGACGCTTTAGATGCTGGTTATCGATTATTAGATACCGCCACAGCTTATCAAAATGAAACAGCTGTCGGCAAAGCCATCAAGAGAAGTGGCGTTAGTCGTGAAGATATATTTGTAACTTCTAAGCTTTGGGTGTCAGAATTCACTTATGAAAAAGCCAAAAAGGGTATCGATGATTCTTTACAGAGATTGGGCTTGGATTACATGGATCTATACTTACTACACCAACCATACGGTGATGTAATGGGTGCTTGGCGTGCAATGGAAGAGGCGTATCATGCTGGGAAAATTCGTGCAATCGGTGTTTCTAACTTTTACGCAGATCAATTAAAGAATTTAGAATTAACTATGTCAGTTAAACCAGTGATCAATCAAATAGAGGTCAATCCATGGTATCAACAACCAACAGAGGTCAAGTTTAATCAAGATGAAGATATCAGAGTTGAAGCTTGGGCACCATTTGCGGAAGGCAAGAACAATATTTTCACTAATGAAACTATCGCAAAAATAGCTAAGGACCACAATAAGTCAAACGGACAAGTTATCTTACGTTGGTTATTGCAACGTGGCATCACCGTGATTCCCAAGTCAGTTCACAAGAATAGAATGATTGAAAACTTCGATATTTTTGATTTTGAATTGAGTGATTCTGAGATGCAAATAATGGCAACTTTAGATCAAAATGTTAGTCAGTTCTTTGATCATCGTGATCCAGTAGCAATTGAGCAAATATTTGGTTCTAGTTTGAAACAATTATATTAA
- a CDS encoding nucleotidyl transferase AbiEii/AbiGii toxin family protein, which yields MNDADRINSLKDKIKNQRNITGINTTVLLKKYFIDGFLFLLSKSPYKDNFIWKGGFILSAITGIEKRTTVDIDTLIHDVKLSEKELSVVMNEITRDKFEGTKYDIKAIHPIQEDKNYTGLRITIKATLGNMSDDFHLDITTGEIILPKEIAFTYQSSLLKKKISLLIYPPERMLAEKLQTIISRGLANSRMKDFYDCYILNSHELIDDRKLIIAFDNIIKERNSVNDWENWKSTLQSISHSKFMQNSWVSFQNKNHFASQITWNTVLQSISNEFELLNTES from the coding sequence ATGAATGATGCTGACAGAATTAATAGTCTAAAGGACAAAATTAAAAATCAACGAAATATCACTGGAATCAATACAACTGTTTTACTTAAAAAATATTTCATTGATGGATTCTTATTCCTATTATCAAAATCACCATACAAAGATAATTTCATTTGGAAGGGTGGCTTCATACTATCTGCCATAACAGGCATAGAGAAGCGTACAACGGTAGATATCGATACATTAATTCATGATGTTAAATTATCAGAAAAAGAATTATCAGTGGTAATGAACGAAATTACCAGAGACAAATTTGAAGGTACAAAATATGATATAAAAGCAATTCATCCAATTCAAGAAGATAAAAATTACACCGGTTTACGTATAACGATTAAAGCAACTTTGGGTAATATGAGTGATGATTTTCATTTAGATATAACAACTGGTGAAATAATATTACCAAAAGAAATTGCATTTACATATCAATCTTCATTATTGAAAAAGAAAATAAGCTTGTTGATATATCCACCCGAAAGAATGCTAGCTGAGAAACTCCAAACTATAATATCTAGAGGACTAGCTAATTCCAGAATGAAGGATTTTTACGATTGCTATATTCTTAATTCTCATGAATTAATAGACGATAGAAAACTAATTATTGCTTTTGACAACATAATTAAAGAACGTAATTCTGTTAACGACTGGGAAAATTGGAAATCAACCCTACAATCCATATCACATAGTAAATTTATGCAAAACAGTTGGGTATCCTTTCAGAATAAGAATCACTTTGCATCACAAATTACGTGGAATACAGTATTGCAATCTATCTCTAATGAATTTGAATTACTCAACACCGAATCTTAA